The DNA sequence CAGGGAGTCCGACTTGTAGATCGGCGCCGTGCACCCCTCGACGTAGTGGACGTAGGCGTCCTCGTCCACGATGATCAGCGTCCGCTCGAACTGGCCCATGTTCTCGGTGTTGATCCGGAAGTAGGCCTGCAGCGGGATGTCCACGTGGACGCCCTTGGGCACGTAGATGAACGAGCCACCCGACCACACGGCGGTGTTGAGCGCGGAGAACTTGTTGTCACCGGCCGGGATCACCGAGCCGAAGTACTCCTCGAAATACTCCGGGTGCTCCTTGAGCGCCGTGTCGGTGTCCATGAAGATGACACCCTGGCTCTCCAGGTCCTCCCGGATCTGGTGGTAGACCACCTCGGACTCGTACTGGGCGGCGACGCCCGCGACCAGGCGCTGCTTCTCCGCCTCGGGGATACCGAGCTTGTCGTAGGTGTTCTTGATCTCCTCGGGCAGGTCCTCCCACGAGGTGGCCTGCTTCTCCGTGGAGCGGACGAAGTACTTGATGTTGTCGAAGTCGATCCCCGACAGGTCCGAACCCCAGGCGGGCATGGGCTTCTTGTAGAACGTCGCCAACGCCTTGAGCCGCTTGGCGAGCATCCACTCCGACTCGTTCTTCTTGGTGGAGATGTCACGCACCACGGCCTCCGAGAGGCCACGCTGTGCGGTCGCACCGGCGGAGTCGGAATCGTGCCAACCGTAGTTGTACTGGCCGAGCGAGGCGATCCGCTCCTCGTCGGTGGTCGGCTCGTGCACGGTGACGTCGGCCGTCACCTGATCTGGGGTGATGGTCATCGCACAGTCCTTTCGGGGGTCGGAACCGACGCGTCTGCGTCGGCCGCTGCGGGCATGGTGGCCGCCAGGTCACCGGCGGTCACCATCCCCGTGGGGATGTTCGTGGTGCAGGCGCAGTGTCCGCCGGCGATGGTGGCGAGGCGCTGGACATGGGTGCCCACGATCTCGGACACCACCTCCTGCTCGGCCTCGCACAATTCGGGGAACCGGGACGCGACGTTCCACACCGGACAGTGGTGCTGGCAGATCTGCAGGCCCGCCCCGGCGTCCTCGATGGATGCCGCGTACCCGGATTCGGTCAGGGCCGCGGCGACGTCGGTCGCCGCGCGTTCGACGTCCTCCGGACCGTCCGCGGGGCGGACGTGCCCGACGATCGACCGGACGCGCTGGCGGGCGAAGTCCGCCACGGCGGTGGCCCCGCCGACGCGCCGTAGCGCGGACAGGGCCTCCACGGCGAGATGGTCGTACCCGTGCTGGGCCGAGCTGCGGCCCATCGCGGTGACCCGGAAAGCCTTGGCGGGGCGTCCGCGGGTGCCGGCCGGGCGGGTTCGGGTGGCCTCGACCTGCCCGGACTCGACCAGTTGATCCAGATGGCGGCGGACGCCCGCCGCCGTCAGCCCGAGCTCCTGCCCGATCTCGGCTGCGGTGAGAGCCCCTCGTTCCAGCAGGAGTTCACGGACGGCCGAGCGGGTGTCGGGTCGCGTGCTGTTCTCGTAGACGTGCTGCACGCTCAACTGACTCTCCCTTCCGGCTATGCTCGGTGCGCCCCGTTGGGGACGTACCACGTCATATTACGCAACACCTTCGTGACGGAAATATTCCCACCCCCGCGAACCCGGCGTCGGCGGCCGGGCGGAGTCCTCCGGCACCCACCGTGGAGAGAGGCTGAGGCCAGTGGCACCCAGATTCCCGGTCCGCGGCGCGGGAGTGGTGACGGCCCGGCTGCACACCGAGGAGCGATCCACCGGGACACCACCGTCGGCGGAACTGGCCCGCCTCGGTCGGATCCGCAGGATCGGCACCACCGCCGCCGTCGCCATGTCGGTGGGCGCCCTCGGCGCGGGCGCTCTGCCCGTGCTGCAGAATCCCGTCGCCGGCGAGCGCCTGATCGGGCTGTGGCTCAGGTTGCAGCAGTCCTCCATGACGGTGGTCATGACCGGGATGGTGGTGGTGACACTCTGCTGGCTGCTGCTGGCCCCGTACGTCCTGGGCAGGGATCGCCGGGGACGGTTGAGCGGCCGGATCGACCGTGCCACCCTCGACCGCATCATCGCCTCGTGGGCCCTGCCGCTCGCCCTCGCCCCGCCCATGTTCAGCAAGGACGTCTACAGCTACCTGGCCCAGGGCGCCATCGGCAACACCCTCGACGACCCGTACGAACTGGGCCCCGTGTCGGCGTTGGGAACCTCTCATGCGTTGACCGTCAACGTCCCGGACATCTGGCGGGACACCCCCAATCAGTACGGTCCGCTCTTCCTCGGGGTGCAGAAGGTCATCCACACCCTGACGGGGGACGACGTGGTGGCCGGAACGATCCTGCACCGGGTGGTGGCGATCGTCGGGATACTCATGCTCGGGTGGGCGGTCCCGCGACTGGCCGAGTACTGCGGGGTGTCGGACGTGGCGGCGCTCTGGTTGGCGGTGGCCAATCCCCTCGTCCTGTTCCATCTCGTGTCGGGGATTCACTCCGAGTCCCTCATGATGGGACTGCTGGCCGTCGGGCTCGTCCTGGCCCTGCGCGCCGTGGACTCCCTCGAGTCCGGGCCACGGACCACCGTGCTCTTCATCGTCGGGACCGTCCTTGTCACCGGGTCGGCACTGGTGAAACTTCCCACCGTCGTCGCCCTGGGCTTCGTCGGGATGGCGCTCGCCCGACGGTGGGGTGGCGGCTCCCTCGCCACCGTGCGGGCCGCGCTGGTGATGGTCGTGATCAGCGGTGCCACCACCGGGCTGGCCATGCTGGTCACCTCGTCCGGCCTCGGGTGGATCACCAAGCTCGGGGCGGCCACGTCGCTGCGGAGCTGGCTCTCCCCGCCCACCGCCCTGGGAGTGATCGTCGGCGGGATCGGGCAGTACCTGGGGCTGGGCGACCACACGGCCCAGATCCTGGTGATGGTGCAGACCACGGCGCTCGTGATCGCCGGCGTGGTCACCGTCAGGATGCTGTTCGCCGTCTCCGCGGGGCGGATCGATCCGGTCGGCGGACTCGGGGTGTCGATGGCCGCCATCGTCCTGTGCTTCCCCGTCGTGCAGCCCTGGTACGTCCTGTGGGCCCTGATCCCGCTCGCGGCGTGGGCGTCGAGGGTGGAGTTCCGTGTTCCCGTGGTGGCGGTCAGCGCCGTGCTGGCCTGCTTCACCCTCCCGCCGGGTGCGGGCCTGCCGCCGTTCGTCACCGTCCAGGCATGGGTGGCCACCGTGGTGGCGGTGTCGATCCTGCTGATCGCGATGTTCCGCTGGCCGGGGCTGCTGCGCTCGCGGTCGTCGGAGCGACCTAGAATGCTCCCGTGACCTCACCCACCGACTCCCCCGCGCTACTCGTCGAGGGACTCGTCAAGAGGTTCGGACAGACCACCGCCGTGGCGGGACTGGACCTGCGGCTCGGCCGCGGCGAGGTGATGGCGCTCCTCGGTCCCAACGGAGCCGGCAAGACCACCACGGTCGAGGTCTGCGAAGGGTTCCTGCGGCCGGACGGCGGAACCCTCCGTGTGCTGGGCCTCGACCCCGTCTCCGATCGCCAGCGCGTCCGCAGCCGGATCGGGATGATGCTCCAGGGCGGCGGGGCCTACCCCGCCGCGCGTGTCGGGGAGATGGTCCGTCTGGTCGCCTCCTACTACGCGGACCCCCTCGACCCGGACTGGCTGCTCGAGGAGCTGGGACTCAGCGATCACCTCACCACCCCATACCGGCGCCTGTCCGGTGGCCAGCAACAGCGGCTCTCACTCGCCATCGCGGTGATCGGCCGACCCGAACTGGTGTTCCTCGACGAGCCCACCGCCGGACTCGACGCCCAGTCCCGGCGGGCGGTGTGGGACCTGGTCCGGGCACTGCGTCGGGACGGTGCGGCCGTCCTGCTGACCACACACCTCATGGACGAGGCCGCCGCCCTGGCCGACGAGGTGGTGATCATCGACCACGGTCGCCGAGTGGCTGCCGGGACGCCGACCGAACTCGCCAGGGCGGGGACGTCAGAGGGCGTGACCCTGGTCGTCGACGGCGAGGCCTCGCCGACGCTGCTGAGCCGCGCCCTCGGACCGGACCACACGGTGACCGCGGGCGCCGCGGCCGGGATCCTCGAGGTCCACGGCCCGGTGTCCCCCGCACTCATGACCAGCCTGTGCGCGGCATTGGAGGACTCCGGAGTCCAACTCACCTCCCTGGCCACCCGCTCCAGGAGCCTCGAAGAGGTCTTCCTCGACCTGACCGGACGGGATCTGCGATGACCGACACCCCCACCGGGACCAACCGCTTCGCGCCGGGGACGTTCGCCCGGCCGTCCGCACCCGCCACCCTCCCCCGGATGGCGGCGTCGCAGACCCGCATGGAGTTGACGCTCTTCCTGCGCAACGGCGAGCAACTCCTGGTCGCCCTCGTGATTCCCGTCGCGGTCCTGTTCGCGCTCACCGCGATCGAGTTCGGCTCGATCCCGCAGCCGAGGATCGACTACGCGATCACCGCGGTGTTGACCCTCTCCGTCATGGGTACCGCGTTCACCGGCCAGGCCATCGCCGTGGGGTTCGATCGTCGCTACGGTGCGCTGAAGCGGCTGGGCGGCACCCCCCTCCCGTCCGCCGTCATCATCGTGGGCAAGATACTGGCCACGATGATCCTGGTCGCCGGACAGGCCGTCCTGCTCGGTGTGATCGCGGCCGGCCTCGGCTGGCGCCCCGGGGTCGCGGGTCTGGCGGTGGGCGCGGTGATGATCGCGCTCGGATCGGTGGCCTTCTCCTCGATGGGGCTGCTGCTCGGGGGCACTCTTCGTGCCGAGATCGTGTTGGCGCTGGCCAATCTCATCTGGTTCGTCCTCATAGGCGCGGCCGGCCTGGCCATCGGTGTGGCAACTCTGCCCGACTGGCTCCACGAGGTCCTCCTCGTCGTCCCGTCGTACGCGCTGACCAGCGCGCTGGTCACGTCCATCGACGGAGGGTTCCCCGCCCTGGCGGCCGTGGTGCTGGCCGGGTGGACCGCGGTCTGCGCCGGACTGGCCGTGCGCCACTTCTCCTTCACCTGATCGCGGGGCGGCCGGAGCGCACGCCTAGAATCGGGGGCGTGACCTCGACTTCGCGCGCCCCGAAATCCGGCAGCCCGGCCACGAGCGATCCCCCGGGACCGAGGGGACCGCTGGCCCGTCTGCCGCTCCCGTCGGTCCGGCTGCAGAAGGGCCTCGCACTGGCCAACGTCATGGCGCAGATCGGCATCATGACCACCGGGGTGACCGTGCGGGTGACCGCGTCCGGTCTGGGCTGCGAGACCTGGCCGCGGTGCAACCAGGACAGCTTCGTCCCCGTCGCCGGTGCGGGCCCCGCGCTGCACCAGGCCATCGAGTTCGGCAACAGGCTGCTCACCTTCGTGTTGGTCGCGGTGGCCGCCGCGCTGCTGCTCGCGCTGCTCCGCGCAGGGCGACGCAGCGAGCTCATCTGGCTCGCCCTCGCCATGCCCGCGGGGATCGTGGCGCAGGCGGTGATCGGGGGCATCACCGTCCTGGCGGGCCTGGTGTGGTGGACCGTCGCGCTCCATCTGTTGCCGTCGATGATCCTGGCCTGGCTCGCGGCGATCCTGTTCGTCCGGGTCGGTGAGTCCGACGACTCCCCC is a window from the Dietzia sp. JS16-p6b genome containing:
- a CDS encoding ABC transporter ATP-binding protein; amino-acid sequence: MTSPTDSPALLVEGLVKRFGQTTAVAGLDLRLGRGEVMALLGPNGAGKTTTVEVCEGFLRPDGGTLRVLGLDPVSDRQRVRSRIGMMLQGGGAYPAARVGEMVRLVASYYADPLDPDWLLEELGLSDHLTTPYRRLSGGQQQRLSLAIAVIGRPELVFLDEPTAGLDAQSRRAVWDLVRALRRDGAAVLLTTHLMDEAAALADEVVIIDHGRRVAAGTPTELARAGTSEGVTLVVDGEASPTLLSRALGPDHTVTAGAAAGILEVHGPVSPALMTSLCAALEDSGVQLTSLATRSRSLEEVFLDLTGRDLR
- the sufB gene encoding Fe-S cluster assembly protein SufB, whose product is MTITPDQVTADVTVHEPTTDEERIASLGQYNYGWHDSDSAGATAQRGLSEAVVRDISTKKNESEWMLAKRLKALATFYKKPMPAWGSDLSGIDFDNIKYFVRSTEKQATSWEDLPEEIKNTYDKLGIPEAEKQRLVAGVAAQYESEVVYHQIREDLESQGVIFMDTDTALKEHPEYFEEYFGSVIPAGDNKFSALNTAVWSGGSFIYVPKGVHVDIPLQAYFRINTENMGQFERTLIIVDEDAYVHYVEGCTAPIYKSDSLHSAVVEIVVKKGGRCRYTTIQNWSNNVYNLVTKRARAEEGATMEWIDGNIGSKVTMKYPAVWLTGEHAKGEVLSVAFAGEGQHQDTGSKMLHLAPNTSSNIVSKSVARGGGRSAYRGLIQINPGAKGSKSNVECDALLVDNISRSDTYPYIDIREDDVTLGHEATVSKVSQDQLFYLMSRGLAEDEAMAMIVRGFVEPIAKELPMEYALELNRLIELQMEGSVG
- the mptB gene encoding polyprenol phosphomannose-dependent alpha 1,6 mannosyltransferase MptB, translated to MAPRFPVRGAGVVTARLHTEERSTGTPPSAELARLGRIRRIGTTAAVAMSVGALGAGALPVLQNPVAGERLIGLWLRLQQSSMTVVMTGMVVVTLCWLLLAPYVLGRDRRGRLSGRIDRATLDRIIASWALPLALAPPMFSKDVYSYLAQGAIGNTLDDPYELGPVSALGTSHALTVNVPDIWRDTPNQYGPLFLGVQKVIHTLTGDDVVAGTILHRVVAIVGILMLGWAVPRLAEYCGVSDVAALWLAVANPLVLFHLVSGIHSESLMMGLLAVGLVLALRAVDSLESGPRTTVLFIVGTVLVTGSALVKLPTVVALGFVGMALARRWGGGSLATVRAALVMVVISGATTGLAMLVTSSGLGWITKLGAATSLRSWLSPPTALGVIVGGIGQYLGLGDHTAQILVMVQTTALVIAGVVTVRMLFAVSAGRIDPVGGLGVSMAAIVLCFPVVQPWYVLWALIPLAAWASRVEFRVPVVAVSAVLACFTLPPGAGLPPFVTVQAWVATVVAVSILLIAMFRWPGLLRSRSSERPRMLP
- a CDS encoding ABC transporter permease; amino-acid sequence: MTDTPTGTNRFAPGTFARPSAPATLPRMAASQTRMELTLFLRNGEQLLVALVIPVAVLFALTAIEFGSIPQPRIDYAITAVLTLSVMGTAFTGQAIAVGFDRRYGALKRLGGTPLPSAVIIVGKILATMILVAGQAVLLGVIAAGLGWRPGVAGLAVGAVMIALGSVAFSSMGLLLGGTLRAEIVLALANLIWFVLIGAAGLAIGVATLPDWLHEVLLVVPSYALTSALVTSIDGGFPALAAVVLAGWTAVCAGLAVRHFSFT
- a CDS encoding metalloregulator ArsR/SmtB family transcription factor, coding for MQHVYENSTRPDTRSAVRELLLERGALTAAEIGQELGLTAAGVRRHLDQLVESGQVEATRTRPAGTRGRPAKAFRVTAMGRSSAQHGYDHLAVEALSALRRVGGATAVADFARQRVRSIVGHVRPADGPEDVERAATDVAAALTESGYAASIEDAGAGLQICQHHCPVWNVASRFPELCEAEQEVVSEIVGTHVQRLATIAGGHCACTTNIPTGMVTAGDLAATMPAAADADASVPTPERTVR